A part of Marinomonas rhizomae genomic DNA contains:
- a CDS encoding type II toxin-antitoxin system HicB family antitoxin, with translation MKYPIVLHTDNGVSYGVTVPDVPGCFSAGDTFDEALEMAEEAIFSHLELLLEDGEDIPTASPIATHKENPDFADGVWAVVNIDITPLLGKSEKINVTLPHLLITKIDKMVAANPKYKSRSGFLAEASKKVLQLS, from the coding sequence ATGAAATACCCAATTGTATTACATACCGACAATGGCGTTAGTTATGGCGTGACAGTGCCAGATGTGCCCGGCTGTTTTTCTGCTGGCGATACATTTGATGAAGCACTAGAAATGGCCGAAGAAGCAATCTTTTCTCACCTTGAACTCTTATTAGAAGATGGTGAAGACATTCCGACCGCAAGCCCAATCGCTACTCATAAAGAGAACCCAGACTTCGCTGATGGCGTGTGGGCGGTTGTGAATATAGATATCACGCCATTGCTGGGTAAAAGCGAGAAAATTAACGTGACCTTGCCGCATTTGCTCATTACCAAAATCGATAAAATGGTGGCCGCGAATCCGAAATACAAATCGCGTTCTGGGTTCTTGGCGGAAGCATCTAAGAAAGTTTTACAGCTAAGTTAA
- a CDS encoding DMT family transporter — protein sequence MPQTATQNTSSISAEEPPKYKQYATGWGFRLGLLAAFVSILIWASWLVSMRAGMINTLTAFDLGVLRFSPPALLLLPFLWRGRAQVKAVSPILLLGIVCGAGLPFFYLSATGLKYAPASHAGLLILGAFPFFVTLLAVLFYQEKVSRERKIGLSLVCIGVIVLLSLSLLTAPENTWKGDLLLLGASFFWAVYTVSLRIAGLPPLVSTALMGLVSLIALAFLWATGLASSGLAEASWDMLAGQILVQSLLVGLMTGFSYGYAIQKLGAENMAAIGAFTPVLAALIAIPVLGEHLEGYSIAGLTFVSIGVVIASGIFKKR from the coding sequence ATGCCCCAAACAGCGACACAAAACACATCATCCATATCGGCTGAAGAGCCACCAAAATACAAACAATACGCCACAGGTTGGGGTTTTCGTCTTGGTTTATTGGCTGCCTTTGTGAGTATTTTGATTTGGGCGTCTTGGTTGGTGAGTATGCGAGCTGGCATGATAAATACCTTGACGGCGTTTGATCTAGGCGTTTTGCGTTTCTCTCCACCAGCCTTATTGTTGCTTCCTTTTTTGTGGCGCGGTAGGGCGCAAGTCAAAGCGGTTTCTCCGATACTTTTGTTGGGTATTGTCTGTGGTGCCGGTTTGCCGTTTTTTTATCTCAGTGCGACAGGTTTGAAATACGCGCCAGCGTCTCATGCAGGTTTATTGATTCTTGGTGCCTTTCCTTTCTTTGTTACCTTGCTGGCTGTGCTTTTCTATCAAGAAAAAGTCAGCCGTGAACGCAAGATTGGTTTGAGTTTGGTTTGCATTGGCGTGATTGTTTTACTCAGCTTGTCATTGCTCACCGCGCCAGAAAACACCTGGAAAGGGGATTTATTATTGCTGGGGGCGAGCTTCTTCTGGGCTGTGTATACCGTCAGTTTGCGGATTGCTGGCTTACCGCCTTTGGTCTCAACCGCCTTGATGGGCTTGGTCTCCTTGATCGCGCTGGCTTTCTTATGGGCAACTGGGTTGGCCTCTAGCGGTTTGGCTGAGGCTTCTTGGGACATGCTGGCAGGACAAATCCTTGTACAAAGCCTACTGGTTGGTTTAATGACGGGATTCTCCTATGGCTACGCCATCCAAAAACTCGGTGCGGAAAACATGGCCGCCATCGGCGCCTTCACACCAGTACTCGCGGCACTCATCGCCATCCCCGTACTTGGCGAACATCTAGAAGGCTACTCCATCGCCGGACTCACCTTTGTTAGCATTGGTGTGGTTATCGCCAGTGGAATTTTTAAGAAGCGGTAG
- a CDS encoding Lrp/AsnC family transcriptional regulator, which translates to MDKTDRDILSHLQSDGRLTNVALAEEIHLSPSPCLRRVKQLEDTGVIEGYNARIDRQKAGFSMTVFVEVRLKSHADDKHIVFEQAILEMEDIISAHLVSGIADYRLEVVAVDLQDYERILKALQSLPHVKDIQSHFAIRSVKTAAPLPLTRMS; encoded by the coding sequence ATGGACAAAACAGACCGAGATATTCTTTCCCATTTGCAATCTGATGGACGCCTAACCAACGTTGCTTTAGCGGAGGAAATTCATTTATCACCCTCGCCTTGTTTACGTCGCGTTAAACAACTTGAAGACACTGGCGTGATCGAAGGCTATAACGCACGGATTGATCGCCAAAAAGCTGGATTCTCGATGACGGTATTTGTCGAGGTACGCTTAAAAAGCCATGCAGACGACAAACACATCGTGTTTGAGCAAGCGATTTTAGAAATGGAAGACATCATCAGCGCGCACTTAGTCTCTGGCATTGCAGATTATCGGTTAGAAGTGGTCGCGGTGGATTTACAAGACTACGAGCGTATTCTAAAAGCCCTACAGTCTTTACCTCATGTGAAAGACATTCAAAGTCATTTTGCCATTCGCTCTGTAAAAACGGCAGCACCATTGCCATTAACAAGAATGTCTTAA
- a CDS encoding methyl-accepting chemotaxis protein, whose amino-acid sequence MRLNSIRVKSSLPVLVMSLTFIAALASMVYIISQLSDALNAQADSYGKASAVILNADRDLYQAKLAEQRLVVGVGKRDDEEKDRVENAQQVKDRFNLFRQYLSAEPQVYKSLGDFDKAFTTWLNSSNAFVALDKDAPTFKAAEQKANADFSALRGILDKAGEAVNNHAEMSKKAVIEEEKAFEKMAIVVVVIGLVIAAWFSYKTPKTLTNQVRYLGQRIREISEGDGDLTQRIEFSTKDELGDLANEFNDFIERLRSIIGSIHKQSDSLGEMTEQLNSVATQTSGITTALANASSSIVSAGHEMDMSNQQMATVARDTADEAKNSNSLTQNGMSAVNKSQHAITTLVADIEIALGRSGELEKSSESIASVLEVIRNIAEQTNLLALNAAIEAARAGEQGRGFAVVADEVRTLATRTQDSTNEIEGMIEQLKINVAESSKAIQNSRDNAGSTVENFGEVTSVFNSLQESFAKVQEMAAQTAQATQEQSIVANDINQNMVSLKDQTDSVQSVSNLIQQQSKDITKLYKALDQQVGSFKV is encoded by the coding sequence ATGCGTTTAAATTCTATTAGGGTGAAGAGCTCTTTGCCCGTACTTGTGATGAGCCTTACCTTTATTGCTGCTTTAGCTTCAATGGTATATATCATTAGTCAGCTAAGCGATGCTCTTAATGCGCAGGCTGACTCTTACGGAAAAGCCTCTGCAGTTATTCTGAATGCGGATAGAGATCTTTATCAGGCTAAGCTTGCTGAGCAGCGCCTTGTCGTAGGTGTTGGTAAGCGTGATGACGAAGAAAAGGATCGTGTTGAAAATGCCCAACAAGTAAAAGATCGTTTTAACCTTTTCCGTCAGTACCTGTCTGCAGAGCCTCAAGTCTATAAGTCTTTAGGGGACTTTGATAAAGCCTTTACTACTTGGTTAAACTCTTCTAATGCCTTTGTCGCACTAGACAAAGACGCACCGACTTTCAAAGCAGCAGAGCAAAAAGCCAATGCAGACTTTAGCGCTTTAAGGGGCATTCTTGATAAAGCGGGTGAAGCGGTAAATAACCATGCGGAAATGTCTAAAAAAGCCGTAATAGAAGAGGAAAAAGCTTTTGAGAAAATGGCGATTGTTGTTGTGGTTATCGGTTTGGTAATAGCTGCTTGGTTCAGCTACAAAACACCTAAAACGCTTACTAATCAAGTACGTTACTTAGGACAGCGTATTCGTGAAATATCGGAAGGTGATGGTGATTTAACTCAACGTATCGAGTTTTCTACTAAAGATGAACTGGGTGACTTAGCCAATGAATTTAACGACTTTATAGAGCGTCTAAGAAGCATCATCGGCAGTATTCATAAGCAGTCTGACTCCTTGGGGGAAATGACAGAACAGCTTAATAGTGTTGCTACTCAGACGTCTGGAATCACCACAGCATTGGCAAATGCATCCTCCTCTATTGTGAGCGCAGGCCATGAAATGGATATGTCTAATCAGCAAATGGCAACAGTGGCACGTGATACTGCAGACGAAGCGAAAAACTCTAACAGTTTGACGCAAAATGGTATGTCAGCCGTCAATAAATCTCAGCATGCAATTACCACACTAGTGGCTGATATCGAGATTGCTCTGGGTCGTTCTGGCGAGCTAGAGAAAAGCTCGGAAAGTATTGCGTCGGTATTAGAGGTGATTCGTAACATTGCAGAACAGACCAACTTGTTGGCATTGAACGCAGCCATTGAGGCTGCTCGTGCCGGTGAGCAAGGGCGTGGTTTTGCTGTGGTTGCGGATGAAGTTCGCACCTTAGCAACGCGTACCCAAGACAGTACCAATGAAATCGAAGGCATGATTGAGCAGCTAAAAATCAATGTGGCTGAATCTTCTAAAGCGATACAAAACAGCCGCGACAATGCAGGTTCTACCGTGGAGAATTTTGGTGAAGTAACCAGCGTTTTCAATAGTTTGCAGGAATCCTTCGCGAAAGTTCAGGAAATGGCGGCACAAACGGCACAAGCAACGCAGGAGCAATCCATTGTTGCTAACGACATCAATCAAAATATGGTGTCACTAAAGGATCAGACGGACTCTGTCCAGTCGGTATCTAATCTTATACAACAACAGTCAAAAGATATTACTAAGTTGTATAAAGCACTGGATCAACAGGTAGGGAGCTTTAAGGTTTAA
- a CDS encoding DUF2868 domain-containing protein has translation MTFPTLNAKLALAAWLETHTEFRLSAHANDLPSALKELETYPKSTSYLAQFTQLKQYFNRAILGLLIVSLLLGLMAVPPAFATSQSNQVNIFWLFIILLGFHALNFIVWFVTMMATMKQQTESKGMLLSLLIFLNRKISKHSHINTDVSTAYIHWQCPAHSNKWLISSISHGAWGCYLFAGWIMTLLLLLTNQVNFVWETTLLSDDAFVQLTQTLSAIPQWFGIALPNQVDILASRVDLVSQTASTRQHWANFLLASIFLYGVLPRVIFTIACLAMYHLKRAAQPLSTQEKIIQNRYRQQEKQSRNILDADHHRSGSSAPANDTNSNTLAEDAFSQHWALFEWSQARPDYLHAARSVSLLNGREEQDRFLASANDETMYILVNAEQSPDRGTRRFFTQVSKVYSALTMVIADQGQAKFIEDWQRLAKEAHIYSTQLKQKD, from the coding sequence ATGACTTTCCCAACACTTAACGCAAAACTTGCCCTAGCAGCTTGGCTAGAAACTCATACAGAGTTTCGCTTGTCAGCTCACGCAAATGATCTACCTAGTGCACTAAAAGAGCTAGAAACATATCCTAAATCTACTAGCTACTTGGCTCAATTTACACAGCTAAAGCAATACTTTAATCGTGCAATTTTAGGTTTGCTGATCGTTTCTTTGTTGTTAGGTTTAATGGCGGTACCGCCCGCCTTTGCCACCAGCCAATCGAATCAGGTCAATATTTTCTGGCTGTTTATTATTCTATTAGGCTTCCATGCGCTGAACTTTATCGTTTGGTTTGTCACCATGATGGCAACCATGAAACAGCAAACTGAAAGCAAAGGCATGCTATTAAGCCTGCTGATTTTCTTAAATCGGAAAATAAGTAAGCACTCACATATCAACACGGACGTGAGTACTGCTTACATCCATTGGCAATGCCCCGCTCACTCGAATAAATGGTTAATCAGCAGTATTTCTCATGGTGCCTGGGGTTGTTATTTATTCGCAGGCTGGATCATGACGTTGTTATTACTACTTACCAATCAGGTAAACTTTGTCTGGGAAACCACGCTATTAAGCGACGACGCCTTTGTACAGCTGACGCAAACGCTCAGCGCTATTCCACAATGGTTTGGTATTGCCCTTCCAAACCAAGTGGACATTCTCGCTAGCCGTGTCGATCTTGTTTCACAAACGGCATCCACTCGACAACACTGGGCAAATTTCCTGCTCGCGAGTATTTTCCTTTACGGCGTCTTACCAAGGGTGATTTTTACCATCGCCTGTTTGGCCATGTATCACCTCAAACGAGCGGCTCAGCCACTCAGTACACAAGAGAAAATTATTCAGAATCGTTACCGACAACAAGAAAAGCAAAGCCGAAATATCTTAGATGCCGATCATCATCGCTCTGGTTCGTCGGCTCCTGCAAATGACACAAATAGCAACACACTAGCAGAAGATGCTTTTTCACAACATTGGGCCTTGTTTGAATGGAGCCAGGCGCGACCGGATTATCTACACGCAGCTCGCTCTGTTTCCTTATTAAATGGTCGAGAAGAACAAGATCGGTTTCTTGCTTCTGCGAATGACGAGACTATGTATATTTTGGTCAATGCAGAGCAAAGTCCAGATCGTGGCACACGACGATTTTTCACCCAAGTCAGCAAGGTGTATTCAGCTTTAACCATGGTCATTGCTGATCAAGGCCAGGCTAAATTTATTGAAGATTGGCAACGCCTAGCCAAAGAAGCGCACATTTACTCTACCCAACTCAAGCAGAAGGACTAA
- a CDS encoding DUF3482 domain-containing protein, which produces MSISLLVVGHANTGKTSLIRTLLRKQDFGEVSDRAGTTRHVESVKINIGQEAIITLTDTPGFEDSIGLWQIRHSDTFSSYQGADWLKPFCESHFAQDEFEQEAKILKQLTQADIILYVIDIRQAPLGKYLDELALLASANKPIIPILNFSASPSAHLEAWRKVLAERHLHAVIKYDTVAFYFEDEKRLYQSIQSLMPEKYDAIKHLIESREEAAQLRQTMAANQLSELILKAASTRLECSSYPPKPEESSVFEEKVRALESRYIKNLLRLYEFQAEDLKATPLAIKNDRWQQDIFDAETLKEWGVETSTSALTGAAIGAGIDVMSAGLTLGTATTIGAILGATWKTGQHYKDTLKSKFTKRYYLCLDKATLTLLCLRGLTAIRHLHQRGHASQQAYELANQTQDDELIDQIKPYWKQAQQHPEWENQTLSDSLPSKQDLQQVLEKALNSDKSFSKTPDSR; this is translated from the coding sequence GTGTCGATATCTCTCTTGGTCGTTGGCCACGCAAACACAGGCAAAACCTCATTGATCCGCACCCTGTTGCGTAAACAAGACTTTGGCGAAGTCAGCGATAGAGCTGGAACCACTCGTCATGTAGAAAGCGTGAAGATCAATATTGGCCAAGAAGCCATTATTACCTTAACCGATACACCCGGCTTTGAAGATTCCATTGGCCTTTGGCAAATTCGCCATTCAGACACCTTTAGCTCATATCAAGGAGCCGATTGGTTAAAGCCATTTTGTGAAAGCCACTTTGCGCAGGATGAGTTTGAACAAGAAGCAAAAATTCTTAAGCAATTAACCCAAGCCGATATCATTTTATACGTGATAGACATTCGCCAAGCCCCTCTGGGTAAATATTTAGATGAACTGGCGTTACTGGCCAGTGCAAACAAACCCATTATTCCTATTTTAAACTTTAGTGCATCACCCAGCGCACATTTAGAAGCTTGGCGCAAAGTCTTAGCAGAACGCCATTTGCATGCGGTGATAAAATACGACACGGTGGCGTTTTATTTCGAGGATGAAAAACGTCTGTATCAAAGCATTCAAAGCCTCATGCCAGAAAAGTATGACGCAATTAAACACCTTATCGAATCCCGAGAAGAAGCGGCACAACTTCGCCAGACAATGGCGGCTAACCAATTGTCAGAATTAATACTAAAAGCGGCGAGCACTCGTCTTGAATGTTCAAGTTACCCACCAAAGCCTGAGGAATCCTCCGTTTTCGAAGAAAAAGTACGCGCTCTAGAAAGTCGCTACATTAAAAACTTGCTGCGACTTTATGAGTTCCAAGCAGAAGACTTAAAAGCCACCCCGCTCGCCATTAAAAATGACCGCTGGCAACAAGACATTTTTGATGCTGAAACGCTAAAAGAATGGGGCGTTGAAACCAGTACCAGCGCCTTAACGGGTGCGGCGATTGGCGCGGGCATTGATGTCATGTCTGCAGGGTTAACGCTAGGCACAGCAACAACGATTGGTGCTATTTTAGGTGCCACATGGAAAACAGGCCAACATTATAAAGACACGCTAAAAAGTAAATTCACCAAGCGTTATTATTTGTGTCTTGATAAAGCGACACTGACTCTGCTGTGTCTTCGAGGTTTGACTGCCATCCGGCATTTGCATCAACGTGGTCACGCTTCACAGCAAGCCTACGAGCTGGCGAACCAAACCCAAGACGATGAACTTATTGATCAAATAAAACCTTATTGGAAACAGGCTCAGCAACATCCAGAATGGGAAAACCAGACCTTGTCTGACTCTCTCCCAAGCAAGCAAGATTTACAGCAAGTGTTAGAAAAAGCACTGAATTCAGATAAGAGTTTTAGTAAAACCCCAGACTCACGTTAA
- a CDS encoding 1-acylglycerol-3-phosphate O-acyltransferase, whose amino-acid sequence MLLLIRMTLLLLLVVGVTLLGIVFCLLTLWSKNRVYYLGRVFAKVGPLFGLSVEGRVAESAKNIPQAVYVANHQNNFDLFTLAVVVPKGVVTVGKTSLRWIPFFGALYWASGNFLINREDRKQAIATIDQIVSSMKKTGLSIWMFPEGTRSRGRGWLPFKRGAFHAAVQAGVPVIPVVCSSTHGQIGLNRWNNGKVIVEMLPPIDTSGMHETDVVNLLKSCEEQMHKTQQSLDQELLNH is encoded by the coding sequence ATGTTGCTTTTGATACGGATGACATTGCTATTATTGTTGGTGGTAGGCGTAACCCTTCTGGGGATTGTGTTTTGCCTGCTTACCTTATGGTCAAAAAATCGCGTGTACTATTTGGGCCGTGTGTTTGCAAAAGTCGGCCCTTTGTTTGGATTGTCGGTCGAAGGTCGAGTGGCTGAATCTGCAAAAAATATCCCCCAAGCTGTTTACGTGGCAAACCATCAGAATAATTTTGATTTGTTTACCTTAGCTGTCGTCGTACCCAAAGGGGTGGTTACCGTGGGCAAAACTAGCTTGCGATGGATTCCTTTCTTTGGTGCTTTGTATTGGGCCAGTGGTAATTTTTTGATCAACCGAGAGGATCGTAAGCAGGCGATAGCTACCATTGATCAGATCGTCTCTAGCATGAAAAAGACAGGCTTATCTATTTGGATGTTTCCAGAAGGCACTCGCAGCCGCGGACGTGGTTGGTTGCCGTTTAAACGCGGTGCTTTTCACGCTGCGGTTCAAGCGGGCGTCCCCGTTATTCCTGTTGTGTGCAGCAGTACGCATGGACAAATTGGTTTGAATCGTTGGAATAATGGCAAGGTGATCGTTGAAATGCTGCCACCAATTGATACAAGCGGCATGCATGAAACCGATGTGGTGAACTTATTAAAATCCTGTGAAGAGCAAATGCATAAAACTCAGCAGAGTTTGGATCAGGAATTGCTCAATCATTAA
- a CDS encoding EAL domain-containing protein produces MLKSFQARLIMFVLVLLALVQLGTALAVLSSLKEDNYKQGVHSIDVSRNVFDLFLEARAEQLTKGVEILTSDFGFKQAVATRETGTIRSVLQNHGGRINADISLLVSPQGELITATQELSISNAIAELVFAARRSGGSSISTMIAFDNRAYQLVLVPIKAPNVVAWVGMAFLLDQALAEQIKNVTGLDISFVYEVDDEHTLAGGSTLPLDEKERLLKDIGNVESILKSPVFSSDEKYLSLGVDLGMPNQWGIIHLPYGPWLESYRDTRNQLILIFTGALALALFFGIALARNMTKPIGRLVDYAQQIGLGGTKDKVSAPDVGGEFGVLSHTMKTMQDSIISREEELNYRASHDQLTGLFNQSAVEQYLSDTLPKEQGGLVLVNIRHFKDINNMLGFDVGNLLLSKVAERLQAWGHDAKKLARLNADKFLLIFDRSITQQDCSDLKGFFNNEFEVEKGSGIRLDISIAVLPFEHATTTVNSAMRRLDIVADEARESSDLCVFYEVGQDENHRRQLTIIRDLPAALEGGQLFVVYQPKVGLAGDDCHEAEALIRWIHPELGFLPPDEFISLLEHAGSIQQLTKWVLNTVLSQLSKWWTQGHEIRVAVNLSAHDLLDDQLPFIVSEALQANRLPTRALALEVTESAVMKDRAKVINVLKAFQKMGIHLAIDDFGTGQSSLSYLRELPVNEVKIDRAFIQYIDTNKGDEFITKATIELSQSLGFKVTAEGAENAAGVALLRQYHCDKIQGYFFSKPLVAEEFFKWRETFHSR; encoded by the coding sequence GTGTTAAAAAGCTTTCAAGCACGACTCATTATGTTTGTCTTAGTGTTGCTTGCATTGGTCCAGCTAGGAACAGCGTTAGCTGTTTTATCGTCGTTAAAAGAAGATAACTATAAACAGGGTGTTCATTCTATTGATGTATCACGCAACGTCTTTGATTTGTTTTTAGAAGCTCGTGCCGAACAGTTAACCAAGGGCGTTGAGATTTTGACTTCTGACTTTGGTTTTAAACAAGCAGTCGCAACCAGAGAAACGGGTACGATTCGTTCGGTGCTGCAAAACCATGGTGGCCGTATCAATGCGGATATCTCTCTTCTTGTTTCCCCGCAAGGTGAACTCATTACTGCTACCCAAGAACTGAGTATTAGTAATGCCATTGCGGAACTTGTCTTTGCTGCTCGCCGTTCTGGTGGTTCATCCATCAGTACCATGATTGCCTTTGATAATCGTGCTTATCAGTTGGTTTTAGTGCCGATTAAAGCTCCCAACGTGGTGGCATGGGTTGGTATGGCTTTTTTGCTGGACCAAGCCTTGGCTGAGCAGATTAAAAATGTAACGGGATTAGATATCAGCTTTGTCTATGAAGTGGATGATGAACACACTCTTGCTGGTGGATCGACCCTTCCATTAGACGAAAAAGAACGGTTACTGAAGGATATTGGAAACGTTGAAAGTATTCTCAAATCCCCCGTCTTTTCTAGTGATGAAAAGTATTTATCTCTTGGTGTGGATCTTGGTATGCCAAATCAATGGGGCATTATCCATTTGCCTTATGGCCCTTGGTTAGAAAGTTATCGCGACACACGTAATCAACTGATATTGATTTTTACTGGTGCCTTAGCTTTGGCCTTGTTTTTTGGTATCGCGTTGGCCCGAAATATGACGAAGCCGATCGGTCGTTTGGTAGATTACGCCCAACAAATTGGCTTGGGTGGAACGAAAGATAAAGTGAGTGCGCCGGATGTCGGTGGCGAGTTTGGTGTTTTGTCTCATACCATGAAAACGATGCAGGACTCTATCATCAGTAGGGAAGAAGAACTCAACTATCGGGCCTCCCATGATCAGCTGACAGGGTTATTCAATCAGAGTGCGGTAGAGCAGTATTTAAGCGACACCTTACCCAAAGAACAGGGAGGTTTAGTGCTGGTTAACATTCGTCACTTTAAAGATATCAATAATATGCTGGGTTTTGATGTCGGCAACTTGTTGTTATCAAAAGTGGCGGAGCGTCTTCAAGCGTGGGGACATGATGCCAAGAAGCTAGCAAGATTGAATGCAGATAAGTTTTTGCTGATTTTTGATCGCTCCATTACTCAGCAAGATTGTAGTGATTTAAAAGGCTTTTTTAATAACGAATTTGAGGTCGAAAAAGGTTCGGGTATTCGCTTAGATATCAGCATAGCCGTGCTTCCTTTTGAGCACGCTACGACAACGGTAAATAGTGCCATGCGACGTTTAGACATCGTTGCCGATGAAGCGCGTGAATCAAGTGATTTATGTGTTTTTTATGAAGTGGGTCAGGATGAAAACCATCGCCGTCAGCTGACAATTATTCGAGATCTACCGGCTGCGCTAGAAGGCGGTCAATTGTTTGTTGTTTATCAGCCCAAGGTTGGTTTAGCAGGTGATGATTGCCACGAAGCCGAAGCGCTAATTCGTTGGATTCATCCAGAGCTTGGTTTCCTTCCTCCCGATGAGTTTATTTCTTTGTTAGAACACGCCGGTAGCATCCAGCAGTTAACTAAGTGGGTGCTTAATACGGTTTTGTCTCAACTAAGCAAGTGGTGGACACAAGGGCATGAAATACGTGTTGCCGTGAACTTATCAGCCCATGACTTGTTAGATGATCAGTTGCCATTTATTGTCTCTGAAGCCTTGCAGGCGAATCGTTTACCGACTCGTGCACTGGCATTAGAAGTGACAGAAAGTGCGGTGATGAAAGACCGAGCGAAAGTTATTAATGTCTTGAAAGCATTTCAAAAAATGGGCATTCATCTTGCTATTGATGACTTTGGTACTGGGCAATCATCTTTATCTTACCTACGCGAATTGCCAGTTAATGAAGTGAAAATAGACCGAGCCTTTATTCAATATATTGATACGAATAAAGGGGATGAATTTATTACTAAGGCGACGATTGAACTGTCTCAGAGTTTAGGTTTTAAAGTGACTGCAGAAGGCGCAGAAAATGCCGCTGGCGTGGCGCTTTTAAGGCAGTATCATTGTGATAAAATACAAGGCTATTTTTTCTCTAAGCCTTTGGTTGCAGAAGAGTTTTTTAAATGGCGTGAGACATTTCATTCGCGTTAA
- a CDS encoding carbohydrate kinase: protein MKDQTYRVYEAIKLDPLASQQALADRLNMSRESVAGHIMQLTRQGYILGKGYLLAEQNTYVVIGGANVDIHGRSSTDLTPYDSNPGTINQSPGGVGRNIAENLARLGENVHLVAPIGLDQRGDWLIEQTRLSGVDTHHVLRLDTLPTGTYLAINNDNGELQAAIADMRIIDTLDQQKLSSKQSLLQSAYRIIVDANLSAEVISWLAQQTLTTRFIADAVSTAKAPRLRSILPQLALLKVNQDEARAILDCDETDPEKLAKAILDTGVEEVLLSLGSEGVLFFSATECQRKACYPSCPVSDSGAGDALLAGYLSARQQNKNLDQSLSFALACAAMTLESPYANHPELTIQHVTQWIEKL, encoded by the coding sequence ATGAAAGACCAAACTTATCGCGTATACGAAGCCATCAAGCTCGACCCTTTGGCATCGCAGCAAGCTCTTGCAGATCGACTCAATATGAGTAGAGAATCCGTTGCTGGCCACATCATGCAACTCACTCGACAAGGGTATATTCTAGGAAAAGGCTACCTACTCGCCGAACAAAACACATACGTTGTTATAGGTGGTGCCAATGTCGACATCCATGGTCGCAGCAGTACTGACTTAACTCCCTATGATTCGAACCCAGGAACCATCAACCAAAGCCCTGGAGGCGTCGGCCGTAATATCGCTGAGAACTTGGCTCGGCTCGGAGAAAATGTACATCTGGTTGCCCCTATTGGATTAGATCAGCGCGGTGACTGGCTCATTGAGCAAACCCGCTTAAGCGGTGTCGACACGCATCACGTACTGCGCCTTGATACCTTACCTACAGGCACATATTTAGCCATCAATAATGACAATGGTGAACTGCAAGCGGCCATTGCCGATATGCGTATCATTGACACATTAGACCAGCAAAAACTAAGCAGTAAGCAGTCTTTATTACAGAGCGCTTATCGCATTATCGTCGATGCTAATTTATCTGCCGAAGTGATCTCTTGGTTAGCACAGCAAACACTAACAACTCGCTTCATTGCCGATGCGGTATCCACAGCAAAAGCACCTCGCTTACGCTCTATTTTACCGCAACTAGCACTATTAAAAGTCAATCAAGACGAAGCCAGAGCCATTCTAGATTGCGACGAAACAGACCCAGAAAAACTTGCAAAAGCCATACTTGATACTGGCGTAGAAGAAGTATTACTCAGTTTAGGCAGTGAAGGCGTTTTATTTTTCAGCGCAACCGAGTGCCAACGTAAAGCTTGTTACCCGAGCTGCCCTGTCAGCGACAGTGGCGCAGGTGATGCATTATTGGCCGGCTATTTAAGCGCTCGTCAGCAAAATAAAAATCTCGACCAGTCTTTGTCTTTTGCATTAGCTTGTGCCGCTATGACACTAGAAAGCCCTTACGCCAATCACCCAGAACTTACCATTCAACATGTCACCCAATGGATAGAAAAACTATGA